TTTTGGGTAAGCCATTGTTTGTACCTGGAGGTTCTTCTATTGGGTCTGCTGCTGTTGCAGAAGAGCTCGTTGACTTCACTCTTGGTAAGTGTAGTTGTCATTTTAGTTCGTTAcgtataacagctcaagctcaccgttagtagatattatccgtgtTAGTCTATTATGTATTACCGTCAACCTCAATTagaaaaaggtttccacatccttttaaggaatgcttcgatcccctctccaatcgatgtaagatctcacaatccatccccttaagaggccagcatcctcgctggcacaccactcgatgtctggctctaataccatttgtaacagctcaagcccaccactagcaaatattatccgctttggcccattatgagcatatctcacaatccatccccttaggagcccagcatcctcgctggcacaccgctcggtgtctgacattgataccatttgtaacagctcaagcccaccactagcaaatattatccgctttggcccgttaggAGCATTTGAAAGCTTTTGACGACAAATATTCTAGAGTTCAAAGCAAAACATTCTCGAACATTTTAATAACGAGTATGTTTTCAAACCAAGTTTGCCTAGGCATAATCAAGAGCATGAGGTGAAGCACAAAATGAACATCTTCTGATGAAACATTAAAACTGCTTTACCTGGCATTGACGTCTGAGACTGCTCCAATTTGGAGTTGTTACCGGAAACAATCCCCTGATCTCTGatatcttcaatctgcatgaGAAATGTAGAGATTGACAAGATTAGCCTGAACCACATTCAGTTCTTCAACAACCAATTGTTTCCCAACCATGACTCATAAACAATCATGAGACTCCAAACATCCTCTGAGCTTGGTTGATGATCCCATTATGAATAGTAAAAGCAAAAGCAATGCATTTAAGACCCACAGAACTTATACGATACCAAGAACTAACAGGTGATGAACAACATAAAGTATGTCGGAAACACTTGCACACAACCCTGTAACTGTGCCAAAACAAAGAGTGTAGTGAGTCAACTCAACCGTCAAATTGACAATTAACGAACTAGAGAGTGATATGTACAAAAGTTCATCAAGAAGTTCACGACGTTATAAGCCACCCCAGCAACATGAGGCTAAACTTATAAGCATTTACAGGCTGatcccaaaaggaaaaaagaagggagaagtgagatcccacattgattggaggaacgagtaccaacgaggacgctgggtctcgaacgagggtagattgtgatatcccacatcggttggagagagaaacaaagcattctttataaggatgtggaaacctctctctaaccgacACGTCTTAAAATCGTAAGGCTGACAGCAATACGCAACAGACCAAAGAGTAGAAAAGTAAATGAAGTGACCAATACGaacaaacatcaaaattaCCTTCAAAATATGACACTAAAACATACAGAATGTAGCAGTATTAAGTGTTCTTTCCATATACAAAGTCGGTTCAAATTCAATCGATCGACATAATGTCGGGATCTTCTCCATAAATTACGATATCAGGTAAGCCTATTAACGACCTATAGAATCTATACCCTTTTGGGAGACAGCCAACAGTAAGTGTTCATAATATAAAGACCTGAATCTCATACATTAGTTAGAGAGTTGTATTTACAGGGAGAAGCTGAAGTTAGGAGCATGAGAGCACAGTAGGCTGATTGATAACACCACCAGTTTCTCAATCAAATGTCATAGACATCAAAGCATCATCATCCAGCAGTGAGTCGATATCAATCATGTCATCACCTTCTATTATCTCTTCTGAAGTACTAGTAATACTTATATTACTCACCTGATCAATATTTGCAAACAGAACAACTCATCAATATACAATGATCAGTTTCATTACAGAATATGTTAGTACAAGAAAGTTAACCCAAGTACTAAACATATTAACCCTTAAACTTCGAGAATAATACGCTATTGAAGTTAAAATTTATCCAACAAATAGCTCATATACACAAATATTAACACGAAGGAGTCGAGCAACGTGCCATCTGACACATTGCCATAAGTTGATAGGCaagatgataattatttaGCAACCCACTTAATCCAATACTATTATGTTAGGGTTCTTAATCTGATATAAGTGACAGATATAGAATTCTCAACTATATACATAGAACGAAACAGAAACTAGATTCTGATAATGAATGATGGTAGATATCAATACCTTGGTTTCTCGGCACTTTTGAACCACGGTAAGTAGCCTACGGTATTGGTCCCGTCCCTCAGGATATTGAGCCATGGACTTGACTCTAGTAAGTGCTTTTTGAAATCTTTCCTCAGTctgtcttcttcctttcttcaaaaAATCTTCGTCGTCCTCTTCACGTGGTTCCATCACCACAGAGGGCGGAGTCTTGGCAACTGTATCTGATCGGAAGCCTCGCAAACCACTCCCCTTCCGTCTCCATCTCAAAATAATCTTGTCTAATATTCCTACCGACCAGACAATCTTTTTGTATTGCTTCCTCACCTGGTGTCCTCTCACAATGGCCTTGCAATTATGGACATTCGTAGTTAGTTTTCGGTTTTATGTCGCAGACGGAAGTTAAGTTCTTTAGTCATAAATCAAGAGAGTAAAAAAGAGCAGTACAATTTTTGCcttgattttctattttctaaaattaattccTACCAAGCAAATATTAAGAATCAGAAAactactttttaaataaatattcataattcaCTAGCACGTCTTCAATATAATGGAGCTTATTAAATGAGTATGGGAGAGTGCAAACCTGAATTTTCACTATTCTTTGACGTATTAGCAAGAattcttttctcattttccaACCACGGAACTTTTTCTGTATGTGAACTGCAGCAGCATGGTCTGGGCTGTTACTTAGTCGAGACTTGCGTGCCCTGGCAGCGACAAACGAAATAGCACTATCATCTGAGTATCCAAATTCATCAGGTCCACGCTCTGATAATTGCTTCCTCTGAAATGACTTTACTCGAAACATCAGATGTATACGATCAGCAGCTTGAGTAGCATTGCAGACAGCAGTCAACGAATCCTTCAAGGACAAATCACCAGGCATAAAACCATCATTTATTGGTGTTGCCTTCCGTTCAGCAGCGGTATACACAGCTTTCCCTTCTGAAGCGTCTAGCACACCATCTTTTTTGGTATCTGCCATTGATACAGATGAGATGTAGCTGGTCAATGACGACTCCGCTAGAAAACCAGCGATCCCCTTCTGTCCCCTTACAGAAGCAAGGTCTGCAGGCGTTGTGCCCGAAGGATTGCCTGGAGATGGATCTGACGGCAATCCAGGATCGGCGCCCAAAGTTATAAGAGTTCCAACTGTCAACTCCCTGCATGAAACAATCCAGGATTAGCACCCTAAGTTTTTATGGTGACTTGGGAGGAAAAAAAGGCTTTTTGATATTCAAAGAAATAGGAAGCAAGCATTCTTTTTAGCTCTATCAATGAGTCTGATTAGCATGAAAGAAAGGGCTTTCATTCAAGAGTTTAAACGTTCTTGCCTGCCATAGAATGCTGCCCAATGAAGAGCAGTCCATCCATTAACGTCTCTAAAATTCAGACTCACTCCAGTAGCTACAATTGGTCTGATTGCCCAATCATAGCCAAGAGCTGCAGCTAAATGAATTAATCCCTGTCCCTTATCATCCAATATATTAGGACCTTTTCCATCTTCAATTACTTTACGTATAAGCCATGAGTACAGCTTTTCTTTCATCAGCTTTATAAAAAGAGATTCCTTGCTTTGATGCTGATTTTGATCATTCTGAGAATTTGGCTCTTCCCCATaacaatcttcttcttcttttattgaGATGAGCTTTTTGATCAAGTTCCGTTTCTCCAAGGCACCTTCTGAGAGATTATTTGGAGGATCTGAAGATCTAGTGGATAGTAACCTCTCAAACCGCAAATGCATATGTAATTCTTCTGTAGCACCAGCGGTATATACATCGGTAACATCTACATCGTGAGCAGAGTCTGCCAAGTAATCAAATTCACGCACCTCGCTACAAGCTAATCTGTTGGAACATGTAACATAAAAAGGGACTTGCCCAACACTATGTGGTGGTGCGTGACAGCACAGAATCCCATCAGCCAAAACCTCTGCAGGAACCTCAACTTCCCCAAACATACATGACCAGTAACATTTTGTGGCATGATTGTTCCCCAGAAACTTTCCTATAATCACAACCTGTTTGGGtttaatgaaaaaagagaatttAGTTTTCGGAACAAAATCTTCAATGTCTCACGTATTTAGAGGGGAAAAAGTGACAAGTAAATAAGAAACTGTAGAAAAATGGAGACAGAAACCAATAAATTTCGAAAACTTAaagacgttttttttttttccctcaagCTTGATTCACAGTAactttttttcagttttttcaaacatttcttTACCTCGGTTTCTAAATCTAGAAGTGTCGACTTCGGAGAAAAGTCTGTTATACTGAAAAGCTGGTCTTCAGAAAGAGAAGGGCTTAATGACGAATCATCCACCATATCACCACATTCTACAGTGCTCCAAGACAAGCCAGATGATGGATGCATGTGCAAATCATCAACTTCCACAAGCTCTCTAGATACCCACCGTGAGAAACTGTCGACTTTCTTCAAACTCTCCTCTCCATCTACTAATGATTGTTTCAAAGCCAAAGAATAGCTGATGGAACCTTCTTTAGATATATCATTTTCAGAATTCAACCTTGTTGCAGAATACAATTCTCCTTCATTGAACTGTGGTTCGaagttttttgaaaaaagCTCCTTATTCTCTATGCTAGGATGAGCATGACCACTTCCAAAAGTTGCATTATGAGATTTCTGCTCAGTTAACTTGCCATTGATATCATAAACTGAATATAAATCTGGAAACTGGTCAACGTGCCCTTTTGAAAAGGATGAAGTATTGTCTTCAAAAGGAACCTGTAGTTGAATCCAGAAAACGTTATAAACAACCATCTCCAGAgcataattgaattaaattcatttgaaTTGAAGGGTCCTTCCCTAACGCAACCAGCTCATACAAGCCTAGATCCAAAAAATGGTTGAAACTTTGGAAGCAGCTTAATATTTTGAGCGAGTCACTCCATTCATAAAGTTTATCTCCAGAATGAGCCAAAGGACTGTTCAACAACTCATCTTTTTTTACaccaattttaattattttttaataatatatcttCATCCTAGGGGAAATCGGTTATCTAGAGGGTAAACAGAACAGATATGCGAATAAGTGAACCACTGATAAGTAACATCCAATTACAGTCATTTGATAATGTACAAGTACAGTCAAAGCAGTAGCTCTTTAACACTACACAGTCGTTAAATTATAAGTACAGttcaaggaagaaaaaatataataacaggTAAGCTTCCACAACTAAACCTCACCTCCCAATCTATTTTATCAAAGCCCAACCAATCCTAGGGATTTCTTGGGACAAGTTTGAAGCCTATGCAGattgacatattttctttaaccaGATATACAGATAGGattaaagaacaaagaaatataaatgaaaaaaacttCTAAATACCTGACAGGTCGATGCCATTGTCAGTGAGCTCTTAAAGTCCTCTTTAATAGCACTATTACCGGCTAAAAGCTTGCCAGGAATTGAATTCTCCTGTCCAAGGACAGTTCCAGAAGATAAAGGTTCAATCCAAGAGTTTAAAACCTGAGAAGGTACTGTTTGAAATCCAGTTGTGCATTGTTGAAAAATCTCTTCCCACGAGGCAGAGGTGAGTGTCTTCTGAGAACCAATCACACCTGTACCACCATCACTACTAAGTCCATCTTTCTGAACTTGTGGTACATATTCCACGGCAGGAGCCGATGGCCAAGCTTCAACATTATCTGGAGTATTACACAAGGCAACATTTTGAGACGTCAAATAATGTCAAGGCTTCTATCAGGGAGaagttgattaaaaaattatatatgtttaCTAGTGTAACATAAGTTAcgaagaaaagaattaaactGGGCTTACTGGAAGAGGAATGTGGAAAGTAAAGATTTGATGCACCagcttcttttttattcaccAGAAGACCATTGTTCACTAGTGGTGATGTTGAAAATGAGTGAAATCTTGAAGTTTCTTGGTAAGTGTCTTCTGCATAAAATTGCAAATTTAAGTAGCAACCTTCATAATAAATGTAGAGTAAAAACATCGGTAACTAAGATCAACGAACAAAGTACgcatttaacatttttcttgCACTGAATAAAATAACCTCAAGACCTAGAGACCATACATAAAAGcaagaaataaataaccaaGGAGAAGGAAAATACCAGTATCAGCATCTTCATATGACGATGTCACAGTGCTGGTTGGGCTGGGGGAATCTGCATTTTCAAAAGCTGCTTGATTACGACTGCTGGAATAGCTAGAACTCATAGGACTGCTCTTCTGTGAACTCGATGAAACCTCATCTGTCTCAACAACAGCTCCAATATTGGTTCTATTACCctgatttaaaatttgatcatACAATTagaattttggttttgttagtattattgtaataaaaataaataaagggctgggcttttttctttttttaccttttttttttcttcgtttcGTCTGTTTTAGTACTTTGTTATTGTTGCGTATGAATAAGCATGCTNAGTGGGCTTCTTAAGAAGAAAGGTTGCAATGTGTCGGAGAAGTGTCCATTACATgttccaaacaaaaaaagatataCAGTATCGCATGTTAGACAACTGTTCGGAGCATGTCTGAATGTATCAGTGTCCGACACAACTTTGTCAAAACGAAAGTGCTATGTTTCCTAGAGTACCTCTTTTACCTTGATGTGAAAGGCTAAAAATCCCAAAGAAAGTCAAATACTTTGTTTCACAGGTTTGCTTGGTAGGTGAACACTTTGTATTGGGTTTTAAGGCATTTGTCTTTTCTGTTGGGTCCAATGGTTTAGAAGACTAACGACGGCCTCGAGGCTTTTCCTCGTTCTTGAAGAGGTGAAGCATAAGCCTCAAGGCGGTATGAGGTATAAGcctccattttttattaaaaacattatacaGATCAGGATTTGtataatctaattattttttaaaaaatagttaattaaaagtaattttaaaacatcacCCCTATCAATTGCCACTAGAACAAAAATTCGAAGACGATATCTTTCACATCACTACTATTGTTCCTAATAGAATTGACAAATTCTATAAAGTTGTCTTCAATGTTTATAAAGCCTATATAGTAGAAATAGTAAAATAGTCAAAATTGGCAgtctttttttaaacaaacCACTTTCATCGAGAGAGATGAAAGAACATACAAGGgtgtagagaaaaaaaaacaaccccCAAAAAGGACGTCCCAAAAAGAAACTACATTTTTCGGCTCTACAAAGATCTTCCCTCTTTCgaaatatttcattcatccATGAAATAC
This sequence is a window from Cucurbita pepo subsp. pepo cultivar mu-cu-16 chromosome LG04, ASM280686v2, whole genome shotgun sequence. Protein-coding genes within it:
- the LOC111793071 gene encoding calmodulin-binding transcription activator 2-like isoform X2; protein product: MADRGSYGLAPRLDIDQLLIEARHRWLRPAEICEILRNYPKFHIASEPPERPSSGSLFLFDRKVLRYFRKDGHKWRKKKDGKTVKEAHEKLKVGSIDVLHCYYAHGEENENFQRRSYWMLEEHLMHIVFVHYLEVKGNRTNIGAVVETDEVSSSSQKSSPMSSSYSSSRNQAAFENADSPSPTSTVTSSYEDADTDTYQETSRFHSFSTSPLVNNGLLVNKKEAGASNLYFPHSSSNNVEAWPSAPAVEYVPQVQKDGLSSDGGTGVIGSQKTLTSASWEEIFQQCTTGFQTVPSQVLNSWIEPLSSGTVLGQENSIPGKLLAGNSAIKEDFKSSLTMASTCQVPFEDNTSSFSKGHVDQFPDLYSVYDINGKLTEQKSHNATFGSGHAHPSIENKELFSKNFEPQFNEGELYSATRLNSENDISKEGSISYSLALKQSLVDGEESLKKVDSFSRWVSRELVEVDDLHMHPSSGLSWSTVECGDMVDDSSLSPSLSEDQLFSITDFSPKSTLLDLETEVVIIGKFLGNNHATKCYWSCMFGEVEVPAEVLADGILCCHAPPHSVGQVPFYVTCSNRLACSEVREFDYLADSAHDVDVTDVYTAGATEELHMHLRFERLLSTRSSDPPNNLSEGALEKRNLIKKLISIKEEEDCYGEEPNSQNDQNQHQSKESLFIKLMKEKLYSWLIRKVIEDGKGPNILDDKGQGLIHLAAALGYDWAIRPIVATGVSLNFRDVNGWTALHWAAFYGRELTVGTLITLGADPGLPSDPSPGNPSGTTPADLASVRGQKGIAGFLAESSLTSYISSVSMADTKKDGVLDASEGKAVYTAAERKATPINDGFMPGDLSLKDSLTAVCNATQAADRIHLMFRVKSFQRKQLSERGPDEFGYSDDSAISFVAARARKSRLSNSPDHAAAVHIQKKFRGWKMRKEFLLIRQRIVKIQAIVRGHQVRKQYKKIVWSVGILDKIILRWRRKGSGLRGFRSDTVAKTPPSVVMEPREEDDEDFLKKGRRQTEERFQKALTRVKSMAQYPEGRDQYRRLLTVVQKCRETKVSNISITSTSEEIIEGDDMIDIDSLLDDDALMSMTFD
- the LOC111793071 gene encoding calmodulin-binding transcription activator 2-like isoform X1; protein product: MADRGSYGLAPRLDIDQLLIEARHRWLRPAEICEILRNYPKFHIASEPPERPSSGSLFLFDRKVLRYFRKDGHKWRKKKDGKTVKEAHEKLKVGSIDVLHCYYAHGEENENFQRRSYWMLEEHLMHIVFVHYLEVKGNRTNIGAVVETDEVSSSSQKSSPMSSSYSSSRNQAAFENADSPSPTSTVTSSYEDADTEDTYQETSRFHSFSTSPLVNNGLLVNKKEAGASNLYFPHSSSNNVEAWPSAPAVEYVPQVQKDGLSSDGGTGVIGSQKTLTSASWEEIFQQCTTGFQTVPSQVLNSWIEPLSSGTVLGQENSIPGKLLAGNSAIKEDFKSSLTMASTCQVPFEDNTSSFSKGHVDQFPDLYSVYDINGKLTEQKSHNATFGSGHAHPSIENKELFSKNFEPQFNEGELYSATRLNSENDISKEGSISYSLALKQSLVDGEESLKKVDSFSRWVSRELVEVDDLHMHPSSGLSWSTVECGDMVDDSSLSPSLSEDQLFSITDFSPKSTLLDLETEVVIIGKFLGNNHATKCYWSCMFGEVEVPAEVLADGILCCHAPPHSVGQVPFYVTCSNRLACSEVREFDYLADSAHDVDVTDVYTAGATEELHMHLRFERLLSTRSSDPPNNLSEGALEKRNLIKKLISIKEEEDCYGEEPNSQNDQNQHQSKESLFIKLMKEKLYSWLIRKVIEDGKGPNILDDKGQGLIHLAAALGYDWAIRPIVATGVSLNFRDVNGWTALHWAAFYGRELTVGTLITLGADPGLPSDPSPGNPSGTTPADLASVRGQKGIAGFLAESSLTSYISSVSMADTKKDGVLDASEGKAVYTAAERKATPINDGFMPGDLSLKDSLTAVCNATQAADRIHLMFRVKSFQRKQLSERGPDEFGYSDDSAISFVAARARKSRLSNSPDHAAAVHIQKKFRGWKMRKEFLLIRQRIVKIQAIVRGHQVRKQYKKIVWSVGILDKIILRWRRKGSGLRGFRSDTVAKTPPSVVMEPREEDDEDFLKKGRRQTEERFQKALTRVKSMAQYPEGRDQYRRLLTVVQKCRETKVSNISITSTSEEIIEGDDMIDIDSLLDDDALMSMTFD
- the LOC111793071 gene encoding calmodulin-binding transcription activator 2-like isoform X3, which produces MYCTAIMPMEKKMRTFKGAVIGCLKSDFVFTSLLLIACCRHLMHIVFVHYLEVKGNRTNIGAVVETDEVSSSSQKSSPMSSSYSSSRNQAAFENADSPSPTSTVTSSYEDADTEDTYQETSRFHSFSTSPLVNNGLLVNKKEAGASNLYFPHSSSNNVEAWPSAPAVEYVPQVQKDGLSSDGGTGVIGSQKTLTSASWEEIFQQCTTGFQTVPSQVLNSWIEPLSSGTVLGQENSIPGKLLAGNSAIKEDFKSSLTMASTCQVPFEDNTSSFSKGHVDQFPDLYSVYDINGKLTEQKSHNATFGSGHAHPSIENKELFSKNFEPQFNEGELYSATRLNSENDISKEGSISYSLALKQSLVDGEESLKKVDSFSRWVSRELVEVDDLHMHPSSGLSWSTVECGDMVDDSSLSPSLSEDQLFSITDFSPKSTLLDLETEVVIIGKFLGNNHATKCYWSCMFGEVEVPAEVLADGILCCHAPPHSVGQVPFYVTCSNRLACSEVREFDYLADSAHDVDVTDVYTAGATEELHMHLRFERLLSTRSSDPPNNLSEGALEKRNLIKKLISIKEEEDCYGEEPNSQNDQNQHQSKESLFIKLMKEKLYSWLIRKVIEDGKGPNILDDKGQGLIHLAAALGYDWAIRPIVATGVSLNFRDVNGWTALHWAAFYGRELTVGTLITLGADPGLPSDPSPGNPSGTTPADLASVRGQKGIAGFLAESSLTSYISSVSMADTKKDGVLDASEGKAVYTAAERKATPINDGFMPGDLSLKDSLTAVCNATQAADRIHLMFRVKSFQRKQLSERGPDEFGYSDDSAISFVAARARKSRLSNSPDHAAAVHIQKKFRGWKMRKEFLLIRQRIVKIQAIVRGHQVRKQYKKIVWSVGILDKIILRWRRKGSGLRGFRSDTVAKTPPSVVMEPREEDDEDFLKKGRRQTEERFQKALTRVKSMAQYPEGRDQYRRLLTVVQKCRETKVSNISITSTSEEIIEGDDMIDIDSLLDDDALMSMTFD